The Chiroxiphia lanceolata isolate bChiLan1 chromosome 4, bChiLan1.pri, whole genome shotgun sequence genome contains a region encoding:
- the LOC116785509 gene encoding estradiol 17-beta-dehydrogenase 11-like, with translation MNLFVETFLFLATLVYSYLEAFVKLFVPVRRKSVSGELVLITGAGHGVGRATALEFAKRQSRLVLWDISKHGVEETAAECKGLGATVEAFVVDCSKREEIYSAAEKVKKEIGDVTILVNNAGVITAADLLSTQDHQIERMFEVNILAHMWTTRAFLPAMMNNNYGHIVTVASAAGHFVTSFMVAYCSSKFAAVGFHKALTEELSTLGKDGIKTTCLCPVFINTGFVKNPSTRLGKILEPEEVVEALMEGIVTNQKMVFVPSNQSVALLLERVFPERALNVLKKMTDVKFDAIIGQGSTQ, from the exons atgaatCTGTTTGTGGAAACTTTTCTGTTCCTGGCCACGCTCGTCTACTCCTACCTGGAGGCTTTCGTGAAGCTGTTTGTCCCCGTGAGGAGGAAGTCTGTCAGCGGAGAGCTTGTGCTCATCACGGGTGCTGGCCATGGCGTCGGCAGAGCGACCGCCCTCGAGTTCGCCAAGCGCCAGAGCAGGCTGGTCCTCTGGGACATCAGCAAG CACGGTGTTGAGGAGACGGCAGCAGAATGCAAGGGTCTGGGGGCCACTGTTGAAGCCTTCGTGGTGGACTGCAGCAAACGGGAGGAGATCTACAGCGCTGCAGAGAAG gtgaaaaaggaaattgGGGATGTGACCATCCTGGTGAACAATGCTGGCGTGATCACAGCTGCCGACCTGCTCTCAACTCAGGACCACCAGATAGAAAGAATGTTTGAAGTCAACATCCTGGCTCACATGTGG ACGACAAGAGCTTTTCTGCCAGCCATGATGAACAACAACTATGGGCACATTGTCACGGTGGCTTCGGCAGCAGGTCATTTTGTGACTTCTTTCATGGTGGCTTATTG ctcGAGCAAGTTTGCTGCAGTTGGATTTCATAAAGCTCTGACAGAGGAACTGTCTACCCTGGGAAAGGACGGAATAAAAACCACGTGCCTTTGTCCGGTTTTTATAAACACTGGATTTGTCAAAAACCCCAGTACAAG GCTTGGAAAGATTTTGGAGCCTGAAGAAGTTGTAGAGGCTCTGATGGAAGGAATAGTGACCAACCAGAAAATGGTTTTTGTTCCATCAAATCAGAGTGTTGCTTTACTGCTTGAAAG AGTGTTTCCAGAACGTGCCCTGAATGTTCTGAAGAAGATGACCGATGTCAAGTTTGATGCAATCATTGGGCAGGGAAGCACCCAGTGA